From Microcystis aeruginosa NIES-2549, a single genomic window includes:
- a CDS encoding type II toxin-antitoxin system HicA family toxin: MPKLPRISSGEAIRSLERLGFEQVRQTGSHVVMKKETEEGKIGCVVPLHRELKVGTLSGILKQAQVTVEEFIENL, translated from the coding sequence ATGCCTAAGCTGCCACGAATCTCTAGTGGGGAGGCAATTAGATCTCTTGAACGCTTAGGCTTCGAGCAAGTTCGTCAAACAGGTAGCCATGTTGTGATGAAGAAAGAAACCGAAGAGGGCAAAATTGGTTGTGTTGTCCCTTTACATCGGGAATTGAAGGTTGGTACATTAAGTGGAATTCTGAAACAAGCCCAAGTCACAGTTGAAGAGTTCATTGAAAATCTGTAG
- a CDS encoding type II toxin-antitoxin system HicB family antitoxin has product MKNRIFTVILYKEDNMYIAECPEVGTVDQGETIEQAIAGLKEATRLYLEEFTLPETSPRFVTSIEVSYA; this is encoded by the coding sequence ATGAAAAATCGCATCTTTACTGTTATTTTGTACAAAGAAGATAATATGTACATTGCTGAATGTCCAGAAGTTGGCACAGTAGATCAAGGAGAAACAATTGAGCAGGCGATTGCTGGATTGAAAGAAGCCACACGGCTTTACCTAGAGGAATTTACCTTACCAGAAACATCCCCTAGATTTGTGACCAGTATTGAAGTTAGTTATGCCTAA